In Luteipulveratus mongoliensis, the DNA window CACGGGGACCGGACGCCTCGGCGCTGCGGGAGCCGGAGTAGTCGCCGGAGTGCTCGAGGACGGCGCATCGGCGATCTCGGACCCACACCCCGCCGTCACCAGGCCGGCCGCCGCCAGGAGGGCAACGGCCAGTCGGCGGCTCACGGGGCGGGGACGTCGGTCGTGAGGTCGAGCGTCCAGCGAGCGTTCTCGGGCAACGCGGGCATGGTCCATGCGGGATCGGGGTGCCAGGTGGTCCACGCGCGATCGAATGGCCAGTCGCCCGCGACGTACGACGCTCGTGCGGCCTCCCCGTAGGTCCGGATCTCGTCCGCCTCGGCCGGCGTCAGGCGGCCCTGCTCGGTTGCCGCCTGCAGCTCGTCCTCGTCCTTCATGTTGATCGTGCCGTCCGCCTCGATCCAGAGATCGAGGATGTGGTCGGTCGTGAAGACGTCGGATCCGTCGCGTTGACAAGGGTTTTCGAGGTTGACGTACCAGCCCGCGAACGTCCCGTCCTCGTCGTGGAACAGCCACACAGACCACGGCTTGCCCGTCGGTGCGATGCGGAGGGTGCCAGCCCCATGCCACGCCACCCGCGCCTGGACGATCTCGTGTGCGCGAAGGAAGCGTCGCTCGAGGGGGCCCGAATGGCCGCCACTCCCGTCGGGGTATCGCCCGACCAGACAGCGCGTTCCCGGAGCGAGCCAGACGACGAGCCCGGCTTCGTCATCTCGCACGACTCGCATCGGAAAGACGCCTTCGACGCCCCCACCCTCCTGCCACGCGCCGCCTCGATAACGCCAGAAGATCGCTTGGCCGGGCTCCCAGAACGGCGCCTGGCCGGTCGGTGTCGCGGAAGCGGGCGCATCGGTCGGGCGCAGCCTTGTCCTGGATTCCCCCTGCTGTGTCACGGGCCCACCTTGCCTCATGGCCGGACGCGGGGCGGACAATGGCCCCCGTGCCGAGCGCCCTACCCGACGGAGAACCCGCCCCGACCGACGGAGCCCTGCCCCCATCTGCCCTCAGCACGCTGGGGGAGCGGCCTTTCGGGATCTACCTGCACGTGCCGTTCTGCTCGGTGCGTTGCGGCTACTGCGACTTCAACACCTACACGCTCACCGAGCTGGGCATGCCCGGGGCGGGAGTGTCGTCGTACGCCGATGCCGCCCTGAGCGAGATAGCGCTGGCCTCCCGAGTGCTTGGTGGGCGGGCGCCGAAGGTCGAGACGGTGTTCGTCGGCGGTGGCACGCCCACCATGCTCGCGGCCCACGACCTCGTCCGGATGCTGGCAGGCGTCCGAGACACGTTCGGGCTGGTCGACGGTGCCGAGATCACCACGGAGGCCAACCCGGACTCCGTGACGCCGGAGTCGCTTCAGGTGCTCGCGGACGGTGGCTTCACCCGAGTGAGCCTGGGGATGCAGTCGGCGGTGCCGCATGTGCTGAAAACCCTTGAGCGGACTCATAACCCGGCCAATGTGAGCAAGGCCGTGCAGGCTGCACGTGATGCCGGTCTGCAGGTGAGTGTCGACCTGATCTACGGCACGCCAGGCGAGTCGCTCGAGGACTGGCGGACCAGCCTGGAGGCTGCGACCGCTCTGCAGCCGGACCACATCAGCGCGTACGCGCTCGTGGTCGAGGAGGGCACCAAGCTCGCTGCGCAGGTGCGCCGCGGCCAGGTCGCGTTGCCCGACGATGACGATGAGGCCGACAAGTACGAGCTCGCCGACGAGGTACTCAACCTGGCCGGCCTCGGCTGGTACGAGGTGAGCAACTGGGCGACGTCTCAGGACACGCGCTGCCGGCACAACGAGGGCTACTGGGCGGACGGTGACTGGTGGGGGATCGGGCCTGGTGCGCACAGTCACGTGGGTGGCGTCAGGTGGTGGAATGTCAAGCATCCCAACGCATTTGCCACGCGACTGGCGGCCGGTGACTCGCCCGCGGCCGGTCGAGAGCTGCTCACGGACGAGCAGCGCTACGACGAGAGGGTGCTGCTCGGCGTACGGCTCGTGGGTGGGCTGCCGCTGGACGTCCTGCGGCCCGAGGGACGTACGGCCGTCGCCGGGCTGGTGGCCGACGGGCTGCTGGACGGAGCCGCAGCAGTCCGCGACGCGCGAGCAGTGCTCACACGCCGCGGACGGCTGCTGGCCGACACGGTCGTACGTCGGCTGCTGGGCTACTAGCTCAGCTGAGGACGCGCAGCTGCCAGGGGTAGTCGTACGACTCGCCGTTGGCTGCGCGCATTGCGCCCTTGATGTGGCACCAGGCGGCGACCACGAAGATCACGATCAGCAACGGGACGCCGATGAGGGCACCGACGACCGTGAAGATCAGGATCCAGCTGATCAGGTAGAGCACCCAGAACGACAGGTTGAAGTTGAACGCTCCGGCCGCGGCCCGGCGGACGGCGGGGTTCTTGTCCTTGTAGATGAACCAGACGATCAGCGGGCCGACCATGCTCAGCCAGCCGGCGCTGAGGATGGCCGCGATCGGCGCGGACAGGTGCGCCATGATCGAGGCGGTGCGGTCCTCGGTGCCGGGTATGGCCTCGTTGGTGCTCTGCGGCGGTGGGGTGGGATAGCTCATGGTCATCAGCTCCTGCGATCGGGTCTTGCTCCAGTGAACCGCAGGAAAAGCACCGTTGATCCCGAAGCAAGGGTCGATCCGAGCAGGTCCAGGGTGAGGTCAGGGCCGACCCTGACCACAGGGCTTCTAGACTCTGGCGAACGCCAGCACGAGGGGGAACGGAAGCGGTGAACGCCAGCAGTTCGTCGCAGGCCGACGTCCCTCGGCGGGCCGTGCTGGGCATCGCTCTGGGCGTCGGGCTCGCTGCGTCCTCCTACGGCCTGGTGCGATTGACGTCGTCTGACGGCAGCCCGTCGCCCGCCGCCGATGACGGGACTGAGACAGCGATCCGGCCGCTCGACGCGGCTGAGCTGACCTTCAAGCGCGACCCAGCCGCACGGTGCACCCTGGTCCTCGATCGCGACTCCAAGCAGGTGGCCACGCTGACGGACGGCGCCCGGACGGTCACGATGACCGGTCCCGCCCGTGTCCTGGCCGAGGTGGCGAGCACGGGGGCGTCCGTGCACTCCACGACACGCGTCCACCTGGCGCCACGCGCCTGGAGCCCGGAGCAGGAGAGCGCTCCCTGGGTCAAGCCGTGGCTGACACGGACGTACCGCGATCGTCGACCTGACGTGCTCGACATCGCCATGCAATACATCCAGGGAGCACCAGAACGCCGAGATGCCAAGGGTGTTCGGTACGCCGGCGACGCGGCCTTCGGTCCCTACGGCGGCCCAGGGGAGGCACGACTCGAGGCCTCGGACTTCTACGACTTCCTCGGCGTGCCCTGGACGTTCATCGACGGAGTGACCAAGCAGCCCGAGGCGAGGCGGCTGGGCGCGGTGGACTGCTCGGGCTACCTGCGGCTCGTCCTGGGCTATCGCCTCGGCTACCCGCTGCTGAGCGGCAACACGGCAGGCCCGGGACTGCCGCGGAGGGCGTACGCCATGGCCGGCCTCGGTCCGGGTCGGCTGCTCATCCCGGACACCGGTCGGCAACCCACAGACCTCAGTCGCCTCCTGCCAGGAGACCTGGTCTTCTTCATCACGGATGACGTGCCAGGAATCGACCACTCTGGGATCTACCTCGGCCTGGACAGCGACGGCAAGCACCGCTTCATCTCCAGCCGCGGCAACCCCAACGGCCCCACCATGGGCGACGTCAGTGGCCGGTCGGTGCTGGACGGCGCGAGCATGTTCACGCGCGGTTTTCGCGCGGCCCGCCGCATCTGACACCCCTGCCGGGACGCTTCGGGACGTCGGTACCACGCCCGAAGTTACGGTGACGTAAGTCACCGTACTTTTTTTGGTAACTCTTTCAACATTCACATATCGTTCACTGGCTGCGTGAATTACTCTCCCCGACCCCCAGGCGGACCAGTGTCATGACGACGTCGACCGTTCGTCCTCGCTCCAACCACACCCCCGGACGCTCCACTGCGCAGGACGAGGTACTCGCCTCCCTGCCACGCCTGGTTGCCGATGCGCTCGACGTACCCGCTGTCATCGTCGTCACGGCGGACGGGACCGGCTCGATGCTCAATCACCTCGAGCGGCGGTCCGTGCACCAGGCGCCTGCCCCCACGGTCGAGCTCTTCCAGCTCGGCCTCGTCGTCCCCGGCGCCGTCGTCAACGGCCTCGTCGTCCGGGCGATTCAGCCGATCGAGGCATCAGATGGTCGCCGGCTGGGTGTGATCGGAGTTCTCGCGCAGCACCTGCGCCGGGCGACCGACGACGAGCAGGAGCGGCTGCGAGCGATCGCGGCGTACACCGCTGAGTACCTCTCCCCGGTCCCGCGGGTCGACGCAACGTCGGCGCGGACCACGTCCGCCGAGCCCCGGCCCATCGAGATCGACCACCTGAACGACGGCTTCGTCGACCAGGTCGCCGGCGCGACGGACGCCCTCCACTCCTTGCTCGACGCCGTCGACGAGCGGACGGACCTGGTCCTGCACCGTCACGCCGCGGCAGTGCGTGAGCGCTTCAAGGTGGTCGAGCAGGCCAGCGCGTCGCTACGTGCCGGCGCATCGCTGCGTCGGGCTCGGCACCGCCACGCGCTCGTCGGCCCCGGCCCCAAGGCCGATCTGGTCGACCTCCGGCTCGCGGTGGCGGAGGCCGTCGCGGTGGCCCAGGCATCGATCCCTGGGTCGCGGTTCGTCGTGGTGATGGACGATGCGTCTCTGCTGGTCTGCGCCGCCTCATCGTCAGTTCGGCGCGCGGTGACCATGATGCTGACCAGTGCCGCGGAGGCCGCCTCGAGTCATGAGGTGCACGTCACTGCCGCGATCCGTGCGATCGACGGGACCTCGATCCAGGGGCGGGTCAGCGTGGAGCTGGAGGCGACCTTCCAGGGTCCCCCGCTCAGTGCGTCGCAGCTGGCGCGGCTCGCGTCCCGATTCATCGACACCCGGTCCGAGCAGACCCCGACGGACACGTCGCACCGCGGCACCCTCCTCGTGGAGGCGGGCGAGCGGGTCCTCACCGTGCCCGGTTTCGAGGTTCGGTCCGGCGCGGAGCGTACGACGATGGTGGCCGACTGGCCCCTGGACATCGGCTGACCGCGTGACGCTGCTGTGAGCTCTTCGGGATGGATCCAGCCCCTGGCACATGCCGGTCTGGGCGCATCGATGTTCGTCGTGGTCTACAACATTGCGCGCATCCGGCACCGAAAGGGGGCCGGCCATGACGGCGCACCGACAGACCAGATGGACTGACCAGCACTGGCTCGCGCTGTTCTGTGTGGTGTCCACGCTGGTCACCGGCATCGTGATCGGTGGTCGACCGCGAGAGCTCGCACTGGGTCTCGGTGCCGTGACCGTGCTCGCCGGTCTCGCGGCGCTGTGCGTGGACGGCTTCTTCGCGCTGATCGTGGGAGTTGCGGCCGTGGGCGGTGCGCTCCTGCTGTTCCATCACGAAGGTGTGTGGGGGCCGCAGAACTTCTATCTCATCCTCGTGACGTCGGGCCTCATGGCACTGATGTCCTGGCTCGCCGGGCAGCTCGGCGCCAGCCTCCGGCAGCAGGCTCGGGCCCGCGTCAACCAGGACAAGGACCAGCCGGTCCGTCCGGTGGCCGGTTCACTGGGCATGCTGGACGGCGCGTCGGCCTATGGGCTCCTGCAGGAGGAGATCACCCGCGCCCGGCACACCCGTCAGCCCCTCACGGTCCTGAAGCTGCAGGTACGACCACGTGACACCGGAGCAGACGCGGCGACCCGTCACCGGCTCAGCCGTGCCGTCGCGCGACTCGTGGAGAGTCAGGTCCGTCCGAGCGACATCCCTTTCGCGACGGCCGAGGACCAGCTGGGCGTCATCCTGCCGGACACCGGCGCGCCCGCAGCCTGGGACATCGCCGGAGCGGTCATCGACGCCGCCGCTCGTGCGTCGTACGCGGACGGCACCGACCAGGGCCGACGTGTGGTGGCTGACTCGGCCGCCCTGCACGCGAGCCTCGAAGAGCTCGGTGCCGGGACCGACGCCGACTCCCTCCTCTCAGTCATCACACCCGACACCGCCGGGCCGCCGGGGCACAGGACCGACTGATGCTCGCGTCCTTCTGCGGCCTCGGAGTCCTGGTGCTTGCCACCGCGGCGCTCGTGGCCTACTGGCACCTGTCCGTACGCGCCCACAACCGGCGTCTCGACCAGCTGGACATCCGGGTCCACGTCAACGGCATCCGCGGCAAGTCGACGGTCACCCGCCTCGTCGCCGGTGTGCTGCGCGAGGGCGGCTTCGTGACGGTCGCCAAGACCACCGGTAGTGCCGCGCGGGTGATCGGGCCGACGGGTGCCGAGACACCGATCAAGCGTCGTGGTGCGGCCACGATCAACGAGCAGATCGACATCGTGGCTGAGCACGTGACGCCCGAGGTCGAGGCGCTGGTGATGGAGTGCATGGCGGTTCGCCCGCTGTACCAGGAGTACTCGCAGGAGTACATGGTCCGCTCGCACATCACGATCATCTCCAACGTCCGCGAGGACCATCAGGAGGAGATGGGCGAGACCCTCGAGGAGATCGCCGACTCGATGTCCAAGACCATCCCCACGAACGGGATCGTCATCACGGCTGAGGACCGCCCGCACCTGCGCGAGCGGCTGCGTCGCAATGCGGAGGCCAAGGGCAGCACTCTCGTCTACGCCGATCCGGCCGGCATCTCCGATGCCGACATGCGCGGCTTCGACTACCTCCAGTTCAAGGAGAACGTCGCGATCGGCCTCGCCGTTGCGCAGCATGTCGGCGTCAGCCGGGAGGCGGCCCTGACAGGCATGTGGAAGTCGGTGCCCGATGTGGGCGTCGTCCGGCTCCGGTCGTACGACATCCGCGGCAAGGAGGTGCTCTGGGTGCCGATGTTCGCGGCCAACGACCGCGAGAGCGTCGTTCTCACCTTCGACACCCTGCGCTCGCAGTTCCCGCCCGACGCGACCGTGATCGGCATCCTCAACAACCGTCGCGACCGCGGCCGGCGGGCGGAGCTGTTCGCCGAGATGGTGCCGAACGACCTGGAGCACCACCTGGACCAGGTGATCACGTTCGGTGCGTACGAGGACACCGTCACCAAGAAGATGATCGAGAGCGGCTACGGCGCCGAGCGCATCCACAACATGGGCGAGACGGTGCAGCCGTCGCTGGACCAGATCCTCGACAAGATCGCCTCGCTCATCCCGGGGACCCACGGCGTGCTGGTCGGCATGATCAACATCCACACCGAGCAGGCCGAGCTGCTCATCGAGCACTTCCAGCACCTGCGGGGCGATGAGCACCGGGACGAGATCGATGAGTCTCGTGACATCGCACGCGCGCCCATCGGCGTACAGCGCCTGCAACGTGCCGCGGCCAGGGCCCACGACAGGGCGGGCGATGGCTGAGTACGCCGCGAGTCCCGAGGTCGTACGCGTCGCCCTCGCCTTCGGGGTCATCCTGAGCATCCTGTTCTACGAGCGCGTTCATCTCACGACCGGCGGCGCGATCGTGCCGCCCTATCTCGCGATCGCCATCGTGCGCCCGCTCGCGGTCGTCCTGACATTGCTCATCGGGTACCTGACGTACGTGATCGTGCACGTCGTCGTGTCGAAGTACCAGATCCTTTATGGGAGAAGGAAGTTCGAGACCGAGGTGCTCGTCGGTCTGGCCCTCATCATGGTCAGCACCGTGGCAGCGCACGGCCTGGGTCAGGTCGACCCGCTCTTCCTCGGGCTGACCGGCGTCGGGTTCCTCGTGCCGGGCATCATCGCGCACGACATGGGTCGGCAGCGTCCGGGCAAGACGCTGCTCGCGATCGGCGCGACCACGGCTGTGCTGGCTGTCGTGGTCCACTCGGTGACGGCGTTCTTCTCGATCCTCCCGGGCAAGGCTTCCGACCCGGTTCAGCTCGCGTCGATCATCGGCTACCCGCGCGAGTTCCTTGTCGTGGCAGTCGCTTTGAGCGTGCTCACCGGAATGATGGTGTTTGCCAAGACCGGCCTGCGCTCGGGCGGTTTCATCACCGGCGCCTACCTCGCGCTGATCAGCCCGCGCTGGTTCGACCTGCTCTTCGTGCTGGCGGCGGCCCTCGTCACCTGGTTCATCGTGGTGAAGCTGATGATGCCGCGGCTGCTGCTCTTCGGTCGGCGGAAGGTGTCGATCATGATCCTCGTCGGCGGCATCGTCGCCTGGGCGGGGGAGATCGCGATCCAGCTGGCCACCGACGGCAGCTACACGCCGTGGCGCGGCCTGACCCTGGCCACCCTGATGGTCCCTGCGCTGATCGCCAACGATGCCCAACGTCAAGGATGGGAGCGCACCATGCTCGGGACGGCGATGTCCGGTCTGGGTGTCTACACGACGGTCAACCTCATCGTGGCCGCAGCCGAAGCGGTGAAGCTGCTGTGACCAAGGCATCGTCACGTCTGATGGCGACCGGCGCACTCGTCGTCACCGCGGTGGCAGGAGTCGGAGCGCTGACCCTTGCCGACCGACCAGCCGGATCTCACCGACCCACTGGCGCGAACGAGACCCGCGGCGTGATCGTCGACGAGCTGGGCCAGGCCGTCTCCGGTGCACGCGTGCAGACCCGCGAAGGTGAGGCCGTCACGACCAACCGATCCGGCGCATTCGTCGTCCATCTCGACAACCCCACCCTGGTCACGGCCACGGCACCCGACCACAAGTCGCGAGTGCAGGCGATCGCGCCACGGACAGCTCCGAGGATCGAGCTGACCGGACAGGCATCTCGCACCATCAGCATCCGCTTCGGCGGCGACGTCATGATGGGGCGACGGTTCTATGAGCGTGTGGACGGCCGCCCGGCGCAGCTGACCGATCCGCACAACGTGCAGCAGCACTCCGCGATCCTGAGCTCGGTGGCGCCGCTGCTCGCAGACGGCGACCTGTCCGTCGTCAACCTTGAGACGCCGCTGGTCGACGAGCCGTACTACAACCCAAATCGCCCACGCCCCAAGGCATTTCATCCGACCAAGGACCTCGCGTTCGCCAGCGGTCCAGCAACGGCGAAGGCGCTGAAGGCGGCCGGAGTCGATGCGGTCTCGCTGGGCAACAACCACAGCTTCGACGTCCTCGGCCCCGGTCTGGCCAGCACGATCAAGGCTCTCGACGCAGCCGGCGTGAAGCACTTCGGCGCCGGCACCAATGACGCTGAGGCGTGGAAGCCGGCGATCGTCCAAGCGGCCGGCCGGCGGGTCGCCCTGCTGGCGTGCACCACCGTTGACGGCTCCGACCACGCGATCCCGTACGTCGCCGCGGCGAAGCGCGCGGGCGCGGCACTGTGCACCCCGGCGGCGTTGAAGAAGGCGGTGACCGACGCACGCAAGCAGGCGTCGTACGTCGCGGTCATGATGCACGGCGGCGTGGAGTACCAACGCGATCAGACCCCTGAGTCCCAGTCCATCTTCAAGGTCGCGACCGAGGCCGGCGCCCAGGTGGTGATCGGCGGGCACCCGCACGTCGTCGGCGGTCTGACCCAGAGCGGTGGGAGTGTGACCGCCGAGTCGATGGGCAACCTGACGTTCGACCAGAGCCTGTGGTCGACCTATCCGGGCTACCTGCTGCGGGTCGACCTGCGCGATGGAGCGGCATTGCGCAGCACGGTCGACCCTCTCGTCATGGAGCACTATCGACCGGTCCCGTCGGTCGGCGGTGTGGCCCAGAGCGCGTCCCGGCTCGCGGCCGGCTCGGTCGCCGGACCCGCCCGGCTGGCGGACAACGGGGCTCAGGTCAACGCCTCGCCACCACCGCCGGCGATGGTCAAGGAGCAACGGCTGGGCGAGCGGCAGATCCAGGCCATGGCCCCGGGATGGTGGTACAGCGGGACGTCGGCGCCGGTCAATGCGGTCCGAGCCGGCACCGACCTGCTCAACGGCACCGGCTCGTTCGAGCAGCAGGGCACCGATCCAGGAGTGCCTCCGGGCGGGCTCTGGACGCTCGGCAACTACGCGCGCCTCAGCAATGAGTCGCGCTGCGACGACGGCGAGATCAAGGGCGACCTCGGCCTGGAGCTGCTGCGCAGTCCCCTCAGCAAGGACGACGTCGTGGCCTCGCCGCTCAACCGTCAGCAGGTGCGTCCGGGGCAGTCCCTGTCACTCGTAGCCGATGTGCGTCACGCGGCCAAGGGCGCTCGCCTTGAGCTGCGGTGGTACCGCGGCGCCGAGGGGAGCAGCCTGCGGACGACGAGCGAGACGATTCCTCAGGTCGACAAGAGTGCTGCGGGGTGCCGCAGAGTGACCATCAACGCCACCGTGCCGTCAGACGCCCGGGCCGTGCAGGTCTTTCTGCGGCTCGAGCCACCCAAGGGCGGTCAGGAGACCCGACGACTCGCGGTCGACAATGTCCGCCTCGCCCAGTGGGCGCCGGAGGGCATCAGCGGCCGTCAGTACGACATGGTGCGGACGACCGCTGCCGCCACCGGCCGATTCGTTCGAGACCTGCCGGGCGCGAGGGCCAGCGCGGAGACGCCGGTCCTCGAGGCGCCTGAGCCGCAGTGAGGTGGGGGTCAGGCCGGTGCGGTGACGAAGTCGATGAGCTCCTCGACCCGGCCGAGCAGCGAGGGCTCGAGGTCGGCGTACGTCCGCACGGTCGACAGGATGCGCTTCCACCCGTGGGCGACATCGGCCTGGCTGGAGTGTGGCCACCCGAGCTCGGCGAGGATGCCGTGCTTCCACGACGTGCCGCGCGGGATCACCGGCCACTGCGACCAGCCCAGCCGCTCGGGCCGCACGGACTGCCAGACGTCGACATACGGGTGACCCACGACGAGCACATGGTCAGGGGAGGCCGCGTGGCGCGCCTGCTCGACGATCTTGGCTTCCTTGGTGCCGGGCACGAGGTGGTCGACCAGGACCCCCATCCGGCGCGACCGGTCCGGCGCGAACTCGCGGATCACTGCGGTCAGGTCATCGACACCGTCCAGCATCTCGACCACCACACCCTCGACGCGCAGGTCGTGACCCCAGACCTTCTCGACCAGCTCAGCGTCGTGCCGGCCCTCCACGAAGATGCGCGAGCCCGACGCCACCTTGGCCTTGGCGTCGTGCACGGCGACCGAGCCCGATGCCGTACGCCGGCCGGCCTCCTTGGCAGCCTTCAGCGCCTCGCGCTGGCTGGCCGTCGGAGGCGTGAGGACGACGGGCTTGCCGTCGAGCAGGAAGCCGGGTCCGAGAGGGAACGCCTTGGTCTTGCCGCGCCGGTCCTCGAGGTGGACCACGTGCATACCGCCGGCCTTCTCGACGCGGACGACCGCGCCGCACCATCCGGTCTGTACGTCCTCGACCACCAGGTCGGGCGTCGCCTCGACCTCGGTGGACCGACCCCGCTTGGGGGCCTTCCAATCGGTGCTCAGCACGTCGCTGCCGTATCGGTCACCTGATCCCACTGGACGTGACTCCTCCTCCGGCCTAGGTCGCAGGCTCCCTCGGTCCGGCATCATCGTCCCGTCGATCGCCACCCGCAGAGGCTAGGTCACCGCCCGACCGCGCCGTGGTGGCGACACGCGACCGTACAAGGAGCACGTAGACTTGGCACTCGGAACGCAGGAGTGCCAAGCACGGCGAGGAGGTGTCGATGAGCGAGGAACGCAGGCTGCAGGTGCTGCGCGCGATCGTGCAGGACTACGTCTCGACGTCCGAGCCGGTCGGCTCCAAGGCTCTGCTGGACCGGCACCAGCTGGGTGTCTCGGCCGCGACCGTACGCAACGACATGGCCGTCCTCGAGGAGGAGGGCCTGATCGCTGCGCCGCACACGTCAGCGGGTCGGGTTCCGACCGACGCCGGCTACCGCGTGTTCGTCGACCGGCTCAGCCAGGTCAAGCCCATGAGTCACGCCGAGAAGTCGGCGATCCGTGAATTCCTCGAGCAGTCCCTCGACCTCGATGACGTGGTGGACCGGACGGCTCGCCTGCTGGCCTCGCTGACCCAGCAGGTCGCGGTCATGCAGTACCCGTCCCTGTCCCGGTCCTCGGTGCGACACGTCGAGCTGGTGGCCCTCGCTCCGCAGCGGCTGATGGTCGTCCTGATCGTCTCCAGCGGGCGGGTCGAGCAGCGTGTCCTGGAGGTCAGCGAGGACCTGCTGACCCCCGAGGGCGAGGGGTTGGTGGCCGATCTGCGCACCCGGCTCAACGCCGAGGTGGCCGGTCACCTGCTCGCCGAGGCGACCCAAGGGCTTGCCGACCTGGCCGAGGCGTTCCCGCAGCGCGACCGCGAGACGGTGCGACTCGTCGTACAAGCGCTGACCGACGCGATGGCCGAGCAGCGTGAGGAGCGGGTCGTCCTCGCCGGCACCGCCAACCTGGCGCGCACAGGAGCCGACGGCCTCACCCTCGCGCCCGTCCTCGAGGCGCTGGAACAACACGTCGTGCTGCTGCGTTTGTTGTCGACAGTGGATGCCGACGCGTCGAACGCGGTCGCGGTGCGCATCGGGGCGGAGAACCCGTACGAGGGCCTCCACACGACCTCGATGATCACCACCAGCTACGGCACCGGGGCCGTTGCCGGGCTCGGAGTGCTCGGCCCCACCCGGATGGACTACCCCTCGACCATGGCGGCCGTTCGCGCCGTCGCACGCTACGTCTCGGAGATCCTCGATCAGTGAACGACTACTACGCCGCCCTCGGTGTCGCCCGCGACGCGAGCCCGGAGGAGATCAAGCGCGCATATCGCAAGCTCGCTCGCAAGCTCCACCCGGACGTCAACCCCGGGCCTGAGGCAGCCGACGAGTTCAAGAAGATCTCGCAGGCCTACGAGGTCCTGTCCGACCCCGAGAAGCGCCAGGCGTTCGACATGGGCGCCGACCCCTATGCCCAGGCGGGCGCTGCAGGATTCGGCCAGGGCTTCTCGTTCAGCGACATCATGGACGCGTTCTTCGGCGGTCAGGCGGCCGGTGGCGGCCGCGGGCCGCGCTCGCGCCAGCAGCGCGGTCAGGACGCGCTCGTCCCGCTCGAGATCGAC includes these proteins:
- a CDS encoding DUF3097 domain-containing protein, coding for MLSTDWKAPKRGRSTEVEATPDLVVEDVQTGWCGAVVRVEKAGGMHVVHLEDRRGKTKAFPLGPGFLLDGKPVVLTPPTASQREALKAAKEAGRRTASGSVAVHDAKAKVASGSRIFVEGRHDAELVEKVWGHDLRVEGVVVEMLDGVDDLTAVIREFAPDRSRRMGVLVDHLVPGTKEAKIVEQARHAASPDHVLVVGHPYVDVWQSVRPERLGWSQWPVIPRGTSWKHGILAELGWPHSSQADVAHGWKRILSTVRTYADLEPSLLGRVEELIDFVTAPA
- the hrcA gene encoding heat-inducible transcriptional repressor HrcA, encoding MSEERRLQVLRAIVQDYVSTSEPVGSKALLDRHQLGVSAATVRNDMAVLEEEGLIAAPHTSAGRVPTDAGYRVFVDRLSQVKPMSHAEKSAIREFLEQSLDLDDVVDRTARLLASLTQQVAVMQYPSLSRSSVRHVELVALAPQRLMVVLIVSSGRVEQRVLEVSEDLLTPEGEGLVADLRTRLNAEVAGHLLAEATQGLADLAEAFPQRDRETVRLVVQALTDAMAEQREERVVLAGTANLARTGADGLTLAPVLEALEQHVVLLRLLSTVDADASNAVAVRIGAENPYEGLHTTSMITTSYGTGAVAGLGVLGPTRMDYPSTMAAVRAVARYVSEILDQ